In the genome of Naumovozyma dairenensis CBS 421 chromosome 7, complete genome, the window TGATGCCATATGATATGTGAATTATCTTTCAATGCATATCCAAATGGTGGAATTTTCACTGATCCGTTTGGAGTAATCTTCctttgaatgaaaatatcaCGGTCTTCGAACCATTTATAAATGTCAATATCAGGAGCGACCGTAAAAACAAATGAATCTGGGTGTGCCTTAGCAGATGCAAGCAAATTctttttgaattcaatatcttgtaatttGACTAAATCTTCATAATTATCGTATCCTAGTAATCTTCCACTATCATTTTGTTCCATGGCATAGCCATTACAAAATTTCTCATTGAACTCATCTAATGCAGTAACATGATGTAATGGAACAtgtaatgaataatatccAACCTTTTCATAGTATTCATCCACTTCACTATACAAATTAATCACCAAGTTCTTCAACAAAGGAGGAGCATTAGGAGAATCACGAATCTTATCATAATGTTGATTCAACTTTTCAATCATAACCCTAGCGTACCCATTACGACGATGCATCTCAGGAGTGAAAACACCACCAATGCAAACAACCAAACTTGGTTCAATGGTATTATTTGTGCCTGGTCTAATACAATATCCAATTCTATTCAAAGTCTCACACGACGAGACAATTTGACTAGTCTTGGATGTTGCttccaaattcaaatctttcaacatgaaatattttatacCTAAATTCTGATAGCAATCAggaaatttttcttgaatctCAGGGGATTTCTGCTTTTGTGCAATGGAAGATTGGCCCAATGTCCATTCTCTAGCAGCATAATcttctaatgataatatacCTTTCCAAGCTTCACCATTTTGTGAATGTGAATAACCAATCAATTCTGGATCATTATATTCCTCGAAAATAAGTGAGTTAGTATTGCTCATTTTCCTTCCTTGCTGATTCTTTCATATACAATATCATTGAAcctaaaaaaaatataatattgaaaaactaATTGTAGAAAGCAATTCATTAACGTAATCATCGAACAAAGTAGAATAGTCATCGTTATTTCATCGagatttgaagatttttggaaaaaaaatctttTAAGTTATCTCCCGGGGGCGAGTCGAACGCCCGATCTCAAGATTTCGTGTTTTTAAATTACAGTCTTGCGCCTTAAACCAACTTGGCTACCGAGAGAAGATTTTGTATTTGTTTTCCAGATAGCAGTTAGTGTAACAAAGTACTGGAGTCACGTTAACGTAACAAGACAATAAAGAAGTATGTTTCATTGctatttgaatatttaccGTCTCTATGAGTCGTAACAAGGACAGTAGGTTAAGAATTGTCATGATTTTATAAAGTGTCAAGTAATGTTTCGAACTACGTTATGCACCAGGCAGAGTTGTGGTCGCATAGCGTTTGCGAATTATAATTGAGTTTGTTTGGTTGAATTACGTTGAATGTCATGCAAGTATTATCTTATTCTTACTAAGAAAGCGATGACCGCAGTCACTTCTTCTGATTCTGCCAACCTTGTGTACAAGAGTTTATTCGAGGTATATTTCTTGGTAGGAGATATAACATATTGAACCATATATTGGATGCGTATTAGACTGTAGGATCTGACCTTAGGTAGATTCGTAGCAGAATTGCTCCTCCCCATCCTAGGACAGGagagtaatatatattaaacaCTTTACATATGGAATAAAACTTTCcttatatagaaaatatatatcgTGTTGTACAAAACCACATGCCTGCCAGATACATTATAATGGAATATATGGTACATATATGTCGATTTGCTAAGAGGACATTGATTTACAGACACACAATATTGCCGTAAGGTACGGTAGATATGCCGAGACGacaaggaaaaagaaaatttttacGATGAGATCATCGAGagatcaaatatataagagatatatagatatatatatacgttaTGTATAGTACCCTTTGGTAAATGCTAAAAGAGGAGGACTGGTTATACCTCGAAAAAACAGTGTGAGTAACAATGCTACACATATTTGTCCCAATTTAGCTGATCCAAAGGACAGTTATGACTTATTTCCAACACATTATAATTCCGACACtatggaatatatttaagcaataaaattaaaaaaggTTTTTTAAGTAGATGTAAACAGAAGAGTATTGAAAAGTGTCTTATTATTGTAATACATCAGAATGTTGGGGAACATGAACTTCGGAAAAAAGATTCTAATCCACATACCTACTTCTTATGTACACTATTTTTGCCATTTCAATGGAGGTGTAGGTTACACCAGGTTTGAGGTTTTCTCTTGACAGATAAGAAAGTTACAAAACTTTAGTCTCCCATCAAAAGGATATGTCACAATATgtcttattttttcaattgacCGGAAAATCTATATTTCCTTTCTAGaataattttataaaaatattgcACAATCACGGTATATAGCAAGGCACAGAGTTCAAAACATCTATCAATTCTAAATACAGATACCTTGGTTTCATAAAAATAAGGTGTCTGTCACCTTTTTAAGTATTTTCATTAGCCAAAAGAGTACCAATGAGTGAGCGCCGTGAACTTTCGCGATGTGGAAACTTTAATCTTGTTATAGGTCAACCTTAAATAACTCTATCTCCACTTTTCAATGCAATGCTCGATGAAGTAAGGGAAGGTTTGC includes:
- the NDAI0G01080 gene encoding uncharacterized protein (similar to Saccharomyces cerevisiae YGR111W; ancestral locus Anc_3.456), which encodes MSNTNSLIFEEYNDPELIGYSHSQNGEAWKGILSLEDYAAREWTLGQSSIAQKQKSPEIQEKFPDCYQNLGIKYFMLKDLNLEATSKTSQIVSSCETLNRIGYCIRPGTNNTIEPSLVVCIGGVFTPEMHRRNGYARVMIEKLNQHYDKIRDSPNAPPLLKNLVINLYSEVDEYYEKVGYYSLHVPLHHVTALDEFNEKFCNGYAMEQNDSGRLLGYDNYEDLVKLQDIEFKKNLLASAKAHPDSFVFTVAPDIDIYKWFEDRDIFIQRKITPNGSVKIPPFGYALKDNSHIIWHHNWNNNLLVIIKLYISEDAKKEKKKEEKVLRELMFYAIEETKAHNLTKLQFWDEELPLKEFPTLQNTLSKLEHESKLYATNGSVSAVRPPIGFNKDTIVWENNTKFCWF